Proteins encoded within one genomic window of Rhododendron vialii isolate Sample 1 chromosome 1a, ASM3025357v1:
- the LOC131326702 gene encoding ankyrin repeat-containing protein BDA1-like, whose product MISYPDFVNDVDSGGNTILHLAIFGNEMIKHVLSSSKIDVNAVNNSGRTALDIHVLAGGNPTASEIQDILLNAGAKRREQTTVEVGVEVKELEPKWLSKRRDTFMVVTSLIATMAFQVGVNPPGGVWQDSSAGHIAGKAVLADTNPSAYYKIMVANTLGFLLSLSTILLISFTLPEPQRAYRWTQASITWLTFMLLIYTYISSVNGMAPEKGYRGLILTEAIICTTILWIIVMPILLLRRIFKVGRGSHPLYSKLRLTKLKKLFGFPNNVRGGMIVEFLALATRPDLSAPFGVLKTFNFREKKLPQKMRTFMVAVHPCATENKFWSHIPRYSWAPTMPGFV is encoded by the exons ATGATTTCATATCCCGATTTTGTTAATGATGTTGATAGTGGTGGCAACACCATACTGCATTTAGCTATTTTTGGAAATGAG ATGATCAAGCATGTGCTTAGTAGCAGCAAAATAGATGTGAATGCAGTAAATAACAGTGGGCGAACGGCGCTGGATATTCATGTCCTAGCAGGAGGAAATCCAACAGCTTCGGAGATTCAAGACATCTTACTTAATGCCGGGGCCAAAAGACGCGAACAGACTACTGTAGAGGTTGGGGTTGAGGTTAAGGAGCTTGAGCCTAAGTGGCTGAGTAAGAGAAGGGATACATTTATGGTTGTAACTTCACTGATTGCGACCATGGCATTCCAAGTTGGGGTGAACCCGCCGGGCGGTGTTTGGCAAGACAGTTCAGCAGGACACATAGCCGGGAAAGCTGTACTTGCTGATACCAACCCCTCTGCGTACTACAAAATAATGGTTGCAAACACGCTTGGATTCCTTTTGTCTCTAAGTACAATCTTACTAATCAGTTTTACTTTGCCAGAGCCACAAAGGGCTTATAGATGGACCCAAGCTTCGATCACATGGTTGACGTTCATGTTGCTTATTTATACTTACATATCTTCTGTCAATGGTATGGCACCGGAGAAGGGCTATCGTGGGTTGATTCTAACGGAAGCCATTATATGTACTACTATTCTGTGGATCATTGTGATGCCAATTTTATTGTTGCGCAGGATTTTCAAGGTCGGCAGAG gtagccaccccttgtattCGAAgctgagattaactaaacttaAGAAATTGTTTGGTTTTCCAAATAATGTAAGAGGAGGTATGATCGTAGAGTTcttagcactcgcaaccaggcCGGACTTATctgctccattcggtgttctAAAGACGTTcaactttagagagaaaaagctaCCTCAaaagatgcgaacctttatggtTGCCGTTCACCCATGCGCAACGGAGAACAAGTTTTGGTCCCACATTCCCCGTTActcatgggctccgacaatgcccgggttcgtaTAA